The Bacteroidia bacterium genomic interval GTAAAAGTTGTTGATCACCCTTCTTATGAAATCACAGAGGATGCTCGAACCGGAAGGGCACTTATTGTCAATAATACCCTTCAAACCTATGTGGGTCTGGAAGATGATATGAAATACAGTATCTGGAGCTGGTCCCATTATTTCCCTACAGCTGCCTCTATCTTTCCCAAAGGAAGCAAAGTACTCCTATTGGGTTTGGGTGGTGGAACGCTAGTCAAACAACTGGAACGCCTGGGATTTGATACGGATGTTGTTGAAATTGATCGGAGGGTACACGAAGTCTCGGTTCAATACTTTAACATGAATCCGGATATTCCCGTGATTATAGATGATGCTCGCCATTATATTAAAACCACCCCAAAAAAATATGATATAATCATTTTCGATACTTTTCTGAGTGAATCTGTTCCTGAACACTTATTAACAATAGAAGGCTTCGAGGATACGAAGAGGATATTAAAGCCCTCTGGTATGATTATGTGCAATTTTTATGGTTTTATAAAAGGAAACAGAGGCCGGGCGGCCAGATCTGTATACAAAACATTTACGGAATCAGGGTTTACCACTGAAATTCTGGCGACTCCTGGTACTGAGTACAATCGCAACCTCATTTTCCTTGCAAGTTTTGAAAAAAAGGATTTTGATCTGAGTAATTATGAAGAACCTAATTATCCTAAAATTGAGGACTTGTATAGTTATTTCATCGAACCCAAAACCCTGGATTTAAGTGAAGCAAAATTGCTCTCTGATGCAAAACCCCAGCTTTCCAAATTATATTCAAATGCATCCAGAGAATGGAAAAGAAGTTATAATGCCTAT includes:
- a CDS encoding fused MFS/spermidine synthase — protein: MKLNSKHYLLFLSFLEGGSVMACELIGAKLLAPYFGTSLYIWAAALALTLGGLTSGYYLGGILSKKYSGSNTLLYKVLIAAGVLLCLMPFTSEFIMEKCIGMSLEMGSIISLLIFMFPPLVFMGMTSPIIINLLTEEVDSAGNSAGNVYAISTLGGISLTFLMGFYVIPEFGLQMPAIIVGLILALFPMVSLLSTSRKKEVGIAGLLLLMAVSLSSWTGKNYTDEYKVLYQSEGILGQVKVVDHPSYEITEDARTGRALIVNNTLQTYVGLEDDMKYSIWSWSHYFPTAASIFPKGSKVLLLGLGGGTLVKQLERLGFDTDVVEIDRRVHEVSVQYFNMNPDIPVIIDDARHYIKTTPKKYDIIIFDTFLSESVPEHLLTIEGFEDTKRILKPSGMIMCNFYGFIKGNRGRAARSVYKTFTESGFTTEILATPGTEYNRNLIFLASFEKKDFDLSNYEEPNYPKIEDLYSYFIEPKTLDLSEAKLLSDAKPQLSKLYSNASREWKRSYNAYYRKHFYK